DNA sequence from the Bacteroidota bacterium genome:
AGTGTTAATTGATTACCAATGAGAATTAGATAATTATTTTTGCATCGCATATGAAAACGCAAACAAAATACATTTCTGTCATTTCCGCTCTCCTGATCGGAACAGGAATATCCGCGCAAACGCTGCAGGATGCGATTCGCCTTACCGACGATGAACAATTTCCGAAAGCGAAAACTACGTTCGATCAGCTCGTGGCAAAAGATCCAACCAACGGAGATAATTTTTTCTACTACGGCGATCTGCTCCTGAAATCGGATGATCCCGAAGGGGCGAAAGCACAATTTCAGAAGGGAATTGATATCAACGCAACAAATCCCCTTGTACACATAGGCATGGCGCGCTATTCACTATCATCCGGAAAAGCAGATGATGGAATGAAAGAGATCGCATATGCCCAAGCGCTCATTGCAACAGAAGTTGGAAAAAAAGGAACAACACTCACTCCGCAGCGACAAGCGCAACTGGATCTTGAAATGGCAAAATCATTGCTGGCTGCAACGGCTCCCGATTTCCAGGCGGCACTCGATCTTACTGCGAAGGCAGAAAAACTTGATCCGAAAAATCCGGATGTGTTTCTTACACGCGGCGATATTCTTTACAAAAAAAATCCGGTGGAAGGCAGCGCTCCAGTCACCAATTACACCAATGCTGCGAAGCTCGATGCAAAATCGTGCAAAGCGTATGTGCGCATCGGTAATCTTTATGCGAACGGAAAAAATATGCAGTCGGCGATCGGTTATTATAATCTTGCGCTGAAGATCGATTCTACTTTTGCGCCAGCGTATCGCCTGCGCGGAGAGGCGCAATACCAGATCGGGAAATTCGATTCCGCTTCTTACAGCTATTCAAAATACCTCGCGCTCAATCCCGATTGTTATTCGCGTTACCGCTATTGCGCATTCCTTTACAAGAGCGGCGACTTTGATAATTCCATCAAACAGGGACAACAGGTTTTACAGTGCGACAGCACGATCTCTGTGGTGTATCGCATCGTTGGCCGTTCTTATCTCGACATGAAAACTCCTGATGCTGCAAAGTGCGTGGACTATTTCAATAAATTTTTTGCGAAGCAGAAATTGTATGGAAAACCGGCGCTGCTTGCCGACGATTACATTTATCGCGCGCGCGGATATGCAAAACAGAATATGGATTCACTTGCCATTATGGATTACGAAGCCGGATTGAAAACAGACACTTCACGAAAAGATATTTACTTCGAGTTGGGCGGGGAATATTTTAAAATGAAGAAGTACGATCAGGCCGCGGCCACTTACAAAAAGAAGATAGACGGCAACCCGGCAAAGGCGAACATCTCTGATTACAATGCTTATGGCCGTTCTTTATTCCTGCAGAAAGATTATGTAAATGCCGACAGCGCTTTCAAAAAAGTGTGCGTGCTCGATCCGAAAAATCCGATTGGCTGGTATTGGAGGGGCCGCTGCAATGCATCGCTCGACCCGGATGTAAAGTCAGACAGTGCGCGGAAATTCTACGAGGCGTTCTATGATCTTGCCATTGCCGATAAAGACAAAAACAAAAAAGAACTCATTGTGGCCGGCAAATATTTTGCGAGCTACAACTACATCAGGAAAAATTATGCCTGCTCAAAAGCGTGGTTCCAGTTTGTTCTTGAACTTGACCCGAATGACGGTAATGTGAAAAGTCAACTGGATACAGATAAATCGCTTAAGGCCGTTGCCGCTGCTTCTGATTTGAGTACGTGCAGGATGGGGAAATAAATTTTATTCCTTCACAACTTTTCGGATTCGTAAAATTATTTAACTATACACAACTTCTCTGATCTCACATCTCCGTCACTTGCACTTATTCTTAAAACATAACACCCAACAGAAAGATGGAGTTGATAACTTAGACTGGAGTAATTATTTTTAGCTAAACGATGCGACCAATGAAAATGAAACAGGTAAGAATGCGTTACGGAAAAGATTTCAAGATCAAAGCCGTAGAATTAAGTAATCAAAGAGGCAGCGTTCAGCAGGTTGCCGAGGAATTAAATATCAACACCGAGACACTCCGGCTTTGGAAACGTGCGTATCATGAAGGAAAACTTACGCATGAATCAGCAGCGAAAGAACGACCACGAAGTAAGGAAGAGGACGAGTTGCGTAGGTTGAAAAAGGAATTGTATGAAGTAACATTGGAACGGGACATCTTAAAAAAGGCGGTCACCATCTTCTCCAAGAGCGGCAAATGAAATTTAGTTTTATTGACAAGCATAAAACTGAGTTTCCTGTCGGGAAGATGTGTAGGATAATGAAAGTGAGTGAGAGCGGATTTTACAATTGGCAAGTGCGTGTTCCCTCTGTACGCGCAAGGCGTGGTGCATACCTGCAAGAGCAAGTGAAACGCGTGCATGAGCGAAGCAGAAAACGATATGGCAGCCCGAGAATAACTGCTCAGTTGAATAGTGAAGGAATAAAAGTATCACAACCTACAGTTGCAAAACTGATGAGAGTACAAAGCATAAGAAGCATCGTAAGAAAGAAATTCAAAGTGACGACTCAGTCTTCGCATCGTTATCCTGTGGTTGAAAATATAGTGAGTAGAAATTTCAACCCCGCAAGAATGAATCACACCTGGGTGTCAGATCTCACTTACATTTACACTGGAGGCGGTTGGATTTACTTGACAACAGTGATCGATCTTTTTGATCGCAAAGTGATCGGATGGGCGCTGAGTGAAACGATGAAAACCTGTGACACAAGTGTTCCAGCATTTAGAATGGCAGCAACAAATCGAAAACTATCGAGGGATCAGCAACTCACTTTTCATTCTGACCGAGGTATTCAGTATGCGTGCGATGAATTTGTGGACGAGATGAAGAGGTTTCCTAAACTTCAGAGAAGCATGAGCAGAAAAGGTGATTGCTGGGACAATGCTGTTGCGGAGAGTTTTTTCAAGACCCTCAAGACAGAGTTGGTCTATCAGGAAAAATACGAATCAAAATTTCAGGCTAAATTAGCGGTGTTCGAATACATTGAAGGTTGGTACAACAAGCATCGCCGTCACAAACATCTGAACAACCTCACCATTGAAGAATTCCACGGATCAATTAACAACTAAAAAAATGCGGAGTGAAGCAGAAATTAAATACTCCAGAAAATGTTTGCAATTCCATTCCATGTCTTAATGCGGGGACCACACATTTTATCCGATCATAAGCGGTTGAAAACGAGTATCACGAAATGTTTTTATTTCTTTTGCGGACAATAAAAATCAAACCATTTAAAAACCAATTTTTATGAAACCAAAAATCAACCTTGATCTGAAAAGAAAAAGCGTTCCGCAACTCATTGAGTTGGGCAATCACATTGTGGCATCCATGACCGGCAATGCAAATTTTCCAACTCCGCATCCGGCGCTTGCGGCAGTTACCACTGCGATCACCACATTGCAGAACGCCGACACGGCTGCTCTCGGTGGAGGCGCGGCGCTCAAAAGTGTAATGCATCAGAAACAGGAAGTGCTCAACCAGTTGCTCACACAACTTGCATTGTATGTAGAAGGAATTGTGAACGATCCTTCGGTTGCCGATGCAAACAAAGAAGTAATGATCCTCAGTTCCGGAATGCAAATGAAAACACTGACCCATCCGCAGCATCACGTATTCGGAGTGAAACACGGATCGGTTTCCGGGTCTATAGATTTAAGGGCAGAAGGAATAGAAAGAGGAATGCACAACTGGGAATATGCAATGGAACCTTCCATGGCCAATGGCTGGCACCTCGCCCCGGCTACCATGCAGGCGCATACTACTATAAACGGACTGACCGTGGGGGCGCAGTATTCTTTCCGTCACCGCGCGGTTACAAAAGAGGGGGAACAGGACTGGGGACAGCCGCTCTCGATTGTGGTGGTGTAGAAAAATAATGCTAATGATCCTGGAAAAGGGGCCGTTCTCAGGGACGGTCTTTTTTTATTTAGGTATGCCTGTTGTGCTGCAATACAACTACTGTACGAACTACGAAATACGAAATACACGAAGTACGAAGTACGAAACGAATACGAAACTTCGTACTTCGTGTATTTCGTAGTTCGTACAGTATAGTTTTAACGCTGCACCATTACTTTCTCCGTCACCACTCCATCGTTCGTGAGAATTCTCACTAAGTACATTCCGTTATCGGCGGCGGTAAGGCCGATCTCTTTTTTGAAAGAAGTGATGTTGCTTTCTTCGTCGGTGAAAATATTTCTTCCCGCTACATCCACCACTTCTATGGTTACATTTTTCGCTTTGGAGAATTCAAATGAAACGGTGAATTGCCCGTCATTCGGATTCGGATAAATGCTCAGCGAATTGGCGAGATCCACATCCTGCAATCCCACCTGCGTGATTGTGACCACCTGTGTGTACGTATCTGTTCCGCATGGGCCGGTAACCGTAAGCGTAACGGTGTACGTTCCGTTTACATTGTAAGTGTGGCTTGGATTTGCGCTGGTGTTTGTGCCGCTTGCATCGCCAAAATTCCAGCTGTAAGAAACAGCATTGGTAGATTGATTGGTGAAGTTTGCCGTTGCGCCTGTGACGTTGAAAATAAATTGCGCATTGGAGCCGGGAAGTACATTCACCAGCACCACATCAGAAGCAGAACATCCGTTAATGTCTGTTCCCGTTACATAATAAGTTGTCGTAGTACTCGGACTGACCGAAATACTTTGCGTAGGCGCACCTGTACTCCACACATAAGTTAATCCGCCGGAGCCGGTAAGTGTTGCAGATTGTGAAGGACAAATATCCTGGTCGGGCCCTGCAGAAACTGAAGGCGGAACATTAGCAGTTACTACAACAGTGTCCTGCGCAGAACATCCTGATGGGTCTGTGATCTGCACCGACCACGTTCCTGTTCCTGCAGAAATAGTTTGAGAAGTTGCTGCGTTGTTCCACAAATAAGTTGCTCCCGGATTTCCGGCATCAAGAACAATTGCAGCAGTACAGATGGCGGTATCGGGGCCAAGATTTGCATTCGGCTGATTATTGATCGTAACGTTGATCGTGTCGGAGTTGGAACATCCTGCTGCGGTTATTACATCCACAGAATAAGTTCCTGTTGAAGAAACAGATGTTGTTTGCGATGAAGTGGAATTGGACCAGAAATAAAGTGCGCCGGGATTTCCGGCATTGAGTGTAACTGTTCCTCCGCATTGTGTAGTGTCGGCTCCTAAATTCACTGTGGGCGCCGGATTCATAGTCACATTCACCGTATCGCTGGCCTGGCATCCGTTTCCATCAGTAACAAGCACAGCCACATTTCCTGTTGAAGTAACGTTGGTGGTTTGAACGCTGGATCCTGTGGTCCACGAATAATTAGAAAAACCTGCGCCGGCGTCGAGCGTAAGATTTGCATTGCACGTGCTGGTATCATTTCCCAATGAAACAACCGGATTCGGATTAATGGTGATGATAATGTTATCGGAATTCATACAACCGTTCAGGTCCTGCACGGCAACAGAATAATTTCCACTCAGCGTTACATTCAGCGTTTGTGTTCCTGCGCCGGTGCTCCACAAATAAGTTGCTCCCGGATTTTGTGCATCGAGAAGAATAGGCCCGCCGCACAGCGTAGTATCATTTCCGAGATTCACCGTCGGCGCCGGCAATAGCGTTACTAAAACCGTATCGGTGGCTTTGCATCCATTCGCATCAGTAAGTGTAAGTGTATAATCCTGCGTAGCGGTAACTGTTGCTGTTGTTTGCGGCACGGTGCTGCTTGCAAGATTAGTTGGTGGTTGCCAATCATAAGCGTAAGGAGTTGTTCCCCCGCTGCCGTTGTTTGCAATTCCAAGAGTAACCGTATTGTTCGTGCATGCCTGCAGGTCGGGCGCAGAGGTGAGCGAAGGAATGCCCGATCCGGCAGTATTCATTGTCATTGTTACATCAACCGAAGAAGTGGAAGTGGAACAGAAAAAAAGATCGACGAGTACACGAACTTCTCCGCAAAAATTCGGAGTGAAGCTTGTCTGCGATCTCAGTCCGCAGAAATCGTCATTATAGGCGAGAAAAGCTCCTGTTGCATCATTGTAAACAGTAAGCTGTGTGTCGAACGAAGAATTGCTGCACGTGGAGACGGTGTAATTTGCTCCTGCAACAACATTCGCAAGCACGTACTGGCCGAATTGATAATTCTGTGTGGTGGAAAGTGTGACTCCGGGGGGAGTGAGATTTCCTGCGACGAGTACATTGTCATTCGGACATTGGGATTTACCCAATTCCGGAAAAATAAAAAGAGAAAAAATGACAACGAGGTTTCGTAACGTTTGTTTCATAGTTTGCCGGGTTAACGTTATAGACAAAAATAATTAAATATGCCACGTGGGCAATAGGGGGCTTCTTGCTATTTTCGCTTTCGTTAAATGTCGGGCGGTAAAAAAAACAAATCAAAGTTACAGGGCAGGCAAGCTGTTTCGAATATTCGGCAAGGAGATAAGCCGGCGCCGAAGCAACGGACGGCCCGCCCGGTTCAAAAGGGCGGCATTTCCGGTTTTTTAAGCAGGAATTTATTTCAGAAGGTCCTGTTTCTTCTGTGTTTTGTTGTTTACGGAAACGGAATTTACAATGGGTATGCGCTCGACGATGAATTTTATACTAATTCGAAAGAGGGGGGAAATAAACTTACACAGAAGGGCTGGAAGGGAATTCCGGCTATCTGGCACACGCGTACTTTTTTCAATAACGACGGTTCGGGATATTCCTGGAGGCCGGTGGTGCTTACTACATTTGCAATAGAGGCCGCGCTCTTCGGCGAGCATCCTCACATCAGTCATTTCATCAGTGTTTTTTTATACGGGATCATTCTCGTTCTTCTTTTCGGAATTCTGCGTAAATGGTTTTCTACGCAGGGCGACTGGTTCAGTTTTTTTGTGTGCCTGATCTTTCTTGTTCATCCGCTGCATACCGAAGTGGTGGATAATATCAAATGCCGCGATGAATTGCTCGCCTTGCTTTTTTCGCTGCTCACGATCCGTTCCATCTGGTTTCAGTTTGATGAGAATCGGCCGAAGAGTCATTTTTCAATACGTATTTTCTCGCAAACATTTCCGCCGCTTGCGGGCCCTGATCCTTTTCCAAACAGATCTCGGCTGAGTATTTGTCTCGGAAAAATGCAGCATCTTATTATTGCCCCTGTTTTTTTCGGGCTGGGAATGTTATCAAAACATACGGTGATCCCTTTCTATGCAACCCTTCCGCTTGCACTTTGGTTTTTCACGAATGCTAATTGGAAAAAGATCGCGCTGTATGTTTTGCCGCTTATTGCTGTCGGGCTTTTTACAGTGTTGCTTCAGAAAATGCTTTTGCCTCCACAAACGAGAACGTTCCAGCAATTTGAAAATCCTCTGCCTACACATCCGGGAATTCTGAATCTCTTCGCAACTGCATTTTATGTACTCGCAAAATATATATGGTTACACGTTATTCCTTATCCGCTCGTTTATTATTACGGTTACAATTATGTTCCGCTGGCAACCTGGTCAAATCCTGTTTCCATCTTCGGTTTGGTTGCGTACGGCGCACTCGGAATTATTGCGCTTCGCGAGTTGAAGAAAAAAAGTATTGTTGGTTTCGGATTATTATTTTACCTCATTAATCTTGCAGCATACTCCAATATCCTGGAGCCCGCTCCCGGTTTAATGGCGGAGCGATTTGTATTCGACGCCTCGCTCGGATTCTGCATAATCGCGGTGTGGTTTATTTTTCGATGGATGAAAACCGAACCGCTGAATTTCAAATGGGGAATTGCACAATTCGCCCAGACGCGCGCGGTGCTTATTTTTCTCGCATTGATCTTTACGGTGCGCTGTTGGTTCCGCAATGAGGATTGGGAAAGCAAAATGACTCTTTATTCGCATGACATTGCATTCACACACGAGTCGGCAAAAGCAAATATGCTGCTCGGTGCGCTCGTTGCCAAAAGCGCTATGCAGGCCCGGCTCGATGCGAGTCGCTTGCAGAATCAACGTAAGAACGCCGAGGCAAAACAGAAAATGGACGAATCTGCGTCCCTGTTTCTGGAGGCGCGATCTTATTATAAAAAAGCAACAGAGATCGCCGATTATTATCCTACTGCATGGAGTAATCTTGGAACAACTTATTTTTTCGTGGATGAACCCAAACCGGCGCTCAGTTATTTTCTGAAGGCGGTGAAATTGAATCCGAAATACGGGGAAGGGCTTTTCAATACCGGAATGGCGTACGACAAACTGGAGAATCATGATTCGGCTGTGTGGTACCTCAGTGCCTGTATTCGTGTCGATTCTACTTATGTTTCTGCTTACGAACAATTGGGCCGCATACAATTCTCACAGGATCACGATACCGCCGGCACGATCAATCTTCTTCACATTGCCGCAAGAAAAAAACCCGATTCAGAAGCGCCGTGGAATAGTCTTGCAAATTTTTACACGCAAATGAAAGATACCGCGAGTGCAGCCGGCGCAATGGAAATGGCGGCGAAAATAAATCCTGCGAATTACGATCGCATGCGAAATCTTGCTGCGTATTTCTATCAGCACCACAATATGGAGAAGTATAATTATTACACCACGCTTTATAACGAGCAGGTGCGCATTGCGAAGAAAAAAGCAGAAGACGAAGGAACGAATGATCAGCAGCGCTGATCAGGAAATCTTTGCGTGAAGCCAGTCGTTGTAATCGATCACATCATTTGCCAGTGAGTTTCCCGATCTGTCGGCAATAAATTTCTCGATCTTCTTTCCCAGTATTTTATCGCGGCGCACCGAGGAGGAATGATACATTGCCGTAAGTATGGCGATCATTTCGTGATGGCGCTTCCCTTCTTTGGTCCGGAACATTTCTGCAAATTCTTTTTTCACCTGCTCCAGTCGGCGCTCCAGCACATCGAAATCACCAAGCTCATACCGGATGATCAATTCTGCTACGGCGATCTTCATGCGAAGAACAGGATCGAGATTTGAATAGCCCTGCTCCATAGTGAGTTTCACAAGATGGCGAATGGCCTGGCGATAATTTCCAGTATCAAAATTCAGGATCGTGAGGTTGTGATAAATGAAGACGATGTAGAACGGAAGTTTTTTGATGACCGGGTTGTCTTTCGCTTCATTTAGAATAGCGATTGCTTTTTCCGGATCTTTTCCTGAATAATTGATGACAAGAATATTGTAATAGAAAAAAAGATATTTATCGTGCAGCGATCCGCCGAATTCTGCCATTGCGTGTCTTAGTCTTTCCGCAGTAGCCAGTGAATGTTCTATTTCCCCGTTTTTATATTGCGCATTCGCCAGGTAAGTAAGCAACTGAAGTTTGGTATCGTGATTATTCCTGTTGAATAATCCTTCGCCGGCAAATTCCTCGAACGTTTGTTTGAGATATTTTTCGAGTGAACTGAAATCCTGTTTCTGCAGGAGAATCCTGCTGAGCGAATGATAAATTTTAAATCGCAACTGTATGCTGCTGCGTGTATCCTTGTGCCGCGAAATTTCATTCACTTTTTTCCGGAGCGATTCGATCATACGATAATCCTGTCCCGAAAAATTCTGCGTTGTGCGGACTTTGTAAACTACTTCTGCGAGAATATCATCGATCTCCTGCACGCGGTTAAGCTGCTCGCGGTTATTTTTTCTTTTTCGAATGTATTCCGTCGGATTGATCTCAAGTGTTTCCTGCGAAAAGCGGACATATTCGCTGAACACAAGATCAAGCAGCCCCGGGTTATCGGCGGCCTGTGCTTTTTTTTCTGCCTTGTGCAGGTAGTGAAGAGCAACCTGCGATTGTGATTTCGAGAGAAACAAACGCGCAAGTACCAACTGGTGCACCACTTCATTAAAATCATTTTCATCAACATATTGAAGCGACAGGCTTTTTCCAATGTCTTCCAGCAATCGGTTCTTCAGCCGATACAGCGCATTTTTATCGCGCGGCCCATAGAGCCGGTGTTGAATTTTCGTTTCATCATACTCTTCGTGATGCGCGCGTATGTAGTCGAAAAGCTCCACGTCTTTCCGCTCTTCGCCCGCATTGGTCCTGCCCATGAATAATTTCAGGTGGCGAACTTCTTCCTTGTTCATTAATCCAATGATGTGCTGTAGCGTTTTCATAATTTTTGAACGCGTAAGATATTTTCAAAAATAGATGTTTTTTTGGATAAACAAGGGTATTTTTGTTTGGGTTAGACCGTATAACAGACCAATGCGAACCGTTCAATCTTTATTTACCCTGCGCAGAAAATTTATTTTCTCCTGTTTCGCATGCGTGGTTTTTTGCGGAACCGCTTCTCTTCGCGCCCAGAATATGGTGAGCTTCGGAGTGAGTGGATTCAGTGGAATGCCCGACACGGTTTATTCTTCCAACAACGCCGTTCTTGTCGGTGCTTTTCTGAAAAATACTTCGGTCACTTTTTCTTACAACGACACGATCCAGGTTGACGGTTATATTGATCGCGGAGCTTCTACTGTTCCTCTTCATTTTCCCCCGGTCGATTCTATTAACATTAATCCGGGCGACAGTTTATTTTTCATTATTCCTGTTCAGTTTGCAGATACGTTCATGCAGGGCTTATTCCGAATTGGTGGAAATGTAATCGTGGTTTGGCCAACTGTATTCAATTCTGTTTTTGCAACCGGCGATTCGCTTACTGCAACTGTTTTCGTACTCGATTCTGTTAATAGCACGGGGGCTCCGCTGCATAATTTTGATGAGGTGCGTTGCTACCCGGTGCCCGCAACTGGAATGCTTTACATTACCGGCGGCGGACAACAATTGCATCCTAAAGAAGTTGTGATCTCTGATGCAACAGGAAAAATAATTGTCCGGTCGAAAGATGTTTCGATGGGAATAAATACGGAGCCCTGGCCTCCCGGAATTTATTTTCTTGATGTTTTATTTGACAACGACACTCATCACGTTTACAAGATTTCCAGAGAATAAAAATTCATCGCTCGTTCCAAAATAAAAAAGCCCGGAAAATTTTCCGGGCTTTCATTTTTAAATTCACCTTATGGTTTGTCTTTGATCAATGTTACAAATCCGCTGTAGGTGTACAATTTTGTATCGTACCCTGTTGCTGTTACTATGTAATAATACGTTCCATCTGCAGCTACAGATCCGCCTTTTGATTTTCCGTCCCAGAGTGCAACATCCTGCGGTGAAGAAGAAAGGCCGTGCACCTCTGACTCTCGCACGCGTGCACCCCAGCGATCGAACACTTCTATTTTCATATCACTGACCCCTGTTACCGTAGCAGAAAAATTATCATTCGTTCCGTCGGCATTCGGTGTAAATACATTCGGAAGAAGAATAGACGCTTGTTCAACAACAGTGATAACAAGCGTATCATAAACCGCACAAGATGGGTCATCATTATACGCAGTGAGCACGACAGTATAGGTTCCGGGCGCGGTGTAGGTAAAATTGGACGATGTTCCTGTTCCGCCGAATGACCACAAATAATTATTGATACCGCTAGTGCCGCTTGCAGCAAATTGCACATTGAGAGGATAAACACCGAATGTAGGATTCGCAGCAGCATTCACTACTGCCGTGTTCACTTCATTGACGCCAACAATCTGTGACGACGTACATCCATTGGCGTCTGTAGTGGTTATCGTATAATTTCCTGCAGTGAATCCACTGATCGGTAAAGTAGAATACGTTTGGCTGCCGATCTGGTAAGTGAACGGCCCTGTTCCTGTGACCACTCCTCCATCAGAGAAAAATCCTGTGGTGTCTCCACATTCGGTTGGGTTACCAAGAATATTTACATTCGGCAGCGGATTAACAGTGATGGTTATCGAAGCAGTATCTCTGCATCCATTTGCATCTGTTCCCACAACCTGGTAAGTTGTAGTGTTTGGCGGATTAGCATTTGATGAGCTTGAATTCGGATTAGATAGCGCGACATTCGGAATCCATTGATAAGACGTTGCACCATTTGAATTGAGCGTGGTGCTCTGGCCAATACAAATACTTGTGCTGGTTGCAGACGCAGTAACATTCGGAACCGGATTCACCGTAAGATTAATTGTATCGGTTGAAATACATCCTCCGGGGCCGGTTACTGTTATGGTGTAAGAAGTATTTGATGTTGGATCAACAACAATATTTTGCG
Encoded proteins:
- a CDS encoding transposase, with product MRYGKDFKIKAVELSNQRGSVQQVAEELNINTETLRLWKRAYHEGKLTHESAAKERPRSKEEDELRRLKKELYEVTLERDILKKAVTIFSKSGK
- a CDS encoding T9SS type A sorting domain-containing protein, giving the protein MKQTLRNLVVIFSLFIFPELGKSQCPNDNVLVAGNLTPPGVTLSTTQNYQFGQYVLANVVAGANYTVSTCSNSSFDTQLTVYNDATGAFLAYNDDFCGLRSQTSFTPNFCGEVRVLVDLFFCSTSTSSVDVTMTMNTAGSGIPSLTSAPDLQACTNNTVTLGIANNGSGGTTPYAYDWQPPTNLASSTVPQTTATVTATQDYTLTLTDANGCKATDTVLVTLLPAPTVNLGNDTTLCGGPILLDAQNPGATYLWSTGAGTQTLNVTLSGNYSVAVQDLNGCMNSDNIIITINPNPVVSLGNDTSTCNANLTLDAGAGFSNYSWTTGSSVQTTNVTSTGNVAVLVTDGNGCQASDTVNVTMNPAPTVNLGADTTQCGGTVTLNAGNPGALYFWSNSTSSQTTSVSSTGTYSVDVITAAGCSNSDTINVTINNQPNANLGPDTAICTAAIVLDAGNPGATYLWNNAATSQTISAGTGTWSVQITDPSGCSAQDTVVVTANVPPSVSAGPDQDICPSQSATLTGSGGLTYVWSTGAPTQSISVSPSTTTTYYVTGTDINGCSASDVVLVNVLPGSNAQFIFNVTGATANFTNQSTNAVSYSWNFGDASGTNTSANPSHTYNVNGTYTVTLTVTGPCGTDTYTQVVTITQVGLQDVDLANSLSIYPNPNDGQFTVSFEFSKAKNVTIEVVDVAGRNIFTDEESNITSFKKEIGLTAADNGMYLVRILTNDGVVTEKVMVQR
- a CDS encoding IS3 family transposase; translation: MKFSFIDKHKTEFPVGKMCRIMKVSESGFYNWQVRVPSVRARRGAYLQEQVKRVHERSRKRYGSPRITAQLNSEGIKVSQPTVAKLMRVQSIRSIVRKKFKVTTQSSHRYPVVENIVSRNFNPARMNHTWVSDLTYIYTGGGWIYLTTVIDLFDRKVIGWALSETMKTCDTSVPAFRMAATNRKLSRDQQLTFHSDRGIQYACDEFVDEMKRFPKLQRSMSRKGDCWDNAVAESFFKTLKTELVYQEKYESKFQAKLAVFEYIEGWYNKHRRHKHLNNLTIEEFHGSINN
- a CDS encoding T9SS type A sorting domain-containing protein gives rise to the protein MRTVQSLFTLRRKFIFSCFACVVFCGTASLRAQNMVSFGVSGFSGMPDTVYSSNNAVLVGAFLKNTSVTFSYNDTIQVDGYIDRGASTVPLHFPPVDSININPGDSLFFIIPVQFADTFMQGLFRIGGNVIVVWPTVFNSVFATGDSLTATVFVLDSVNSTGAPLHNFDEVRCYPVPATGMLYITGGGQQLHPKEVVISDATGKIIVRSKDVSMGINTEPWPPGIYFLDVLFDNDTHHVYKISRE